The following coding sequences are from one Pongo abelii isolate AG06213 chromosome 3, NHGRI_mPonAbe1-v2.0_pri, whole genome shotgun sequence window:
- the ZNF330 gene encoding zinc finger protein 330 yields MPKKKTGARKKAENRREREKQLRASRSTIDLAKHPCNASMECDKCQRRQKNRAFCYFCNSVQKLPICAQCGKTKCMMKSSDCVIKHAGVYSTGLAMVGAICDFCEAWVCHGRKCLSTHACACPLTDAECVECERGVWDHGGRIFSCSFCHNFLCEDDQFEHQASCQVLEAETFKCVSCNRLGQHSCLRCKACFCDDHTRSKVFKQEKGKQPPCPKCGHETQETKDLSMSTRSLKFGRQTGGEEGDGASGYDAYWKNLSSDKYGDTSYHDEEEDEYEAEDDEEEEDEGRKDSDTESSDLFTNLNLGRTYASGYAHYEEQEN; encoded by the exons ATGCCTAAAAAAAAGACTGGTGCGAGGAAGAAGGCTGAGAACCGCCGAGAACGTGAAAAACAACTAAGAGCATCAAGAAGCACTATAGATTTAGCTAAACATCCATGTAATGCCTCAATG GAATGTGACAAGTGTCagag GCGGCAGAAGAATAGAGCATTTTGCTACTTTTGTAATTCTGTACAGAAGTTACCAATTTGTGCACAGTGTG GGAAAACAAAGTGCATGATGAAGTCTTCAGACTGTGTCATAAAGCATGCTGGTGTATACAGTACTGGCCTTGCAATGGTG GGTGCAATATGTGACTTCTGTGAAGCTTGGGTTTGCCATGGTAGGAAATGTCTCAGTACACATGCCTGTGCCTGCCCTCTTACCGATGCTGAGTGTGTTGAATGTGAACGAGGCGTGTGGGACCATG GAGGCAGAATATTCAGTTGTTCTTTTTGCCATAACTTTCTCTGTGAAGATGATCAATTTGAGCATCAAGCCAGCTGCCAGGTTTTAGAGGCAGAAACATTTAAAT GTGTTTCATGCAATCGGCTTGGTCAGCACTCATGTCTCCGTTGTAAG GCTTGTTTCTGTGATGATCATACAAGGAGCAAAGTGTttaagcaagaaaaaggaaaacagcctCCTTGTCCTAAATGTGGGCATGAAACTCAGGAGACTAAGGACCTTAGCATGTCAA CACGCTCCCTGAAATTTGGCAGGCAGACTGGAGGTGAAGAGGGAGATGGAGCTTCTGGGTATGATGCTTATTGGAAGAACCTTTCATCTGATAAGTATGGTGATACTAGCTACCACGATGAGGAGGAGGATGAGTATGAAGCAGAGGatgatgaagaggaagaagatgaagGCAGAAAGGATTCAGACACTGAGTCATCAGATTTGTTTACTAATTTGAATTTAGGAAGGACCTATGCTAGTGGCTATGCTCACTATGAGGAACAAGAGAACTAG